The following nucleotide sequence is from Pagrus major chromosome 13, Pma_NU_1.0.
AGTGCGTTAGCTTTAGCTTGCTAGCATAGCTAGCGTTAGCCTCATCGGTAATGTTTGCGTTTTACAAAATGGCCAGTGGTATTAGTTTTAGCTTACTGTTGGTCGTGAAACTGAGCTTGCATTTGACCATGCAGCCACATTCACGTCGCCGTGTATTCGTCGTTCAGCAAGTAAAGTGGCTgccttttaatttaattggaCACATTTTCGCCGCGAAAGTTAACGGTTTTATTAGCTTTGCTTTGCTAATaatagctaactagctagtgtTCGTTTCCTTCTCGCCAGAAAGCGGCGAAATACCTTGAAGTCTAAACAATAACTCCCTTTGGTGATATCAATTTAGCTGAATCTTGCCAAATCGTGAATGATCTGTTGAGATTcactaactagctaacagctagcGTTAGCCTGTTAGCGCTGTCCAACTTAACCAAAGCCTCCTGTTGACTCTCTTGCAGATGCCTGGTTGATACAGAGATGAGCGGTGAGAACGTGAAGTTGTTTGTGGGGAACCTTCCTTTAGATGCAACTCACGACGAGCTGACTAAGCTCTTTGCTCCGTATGGAGAGATCAACACCTGCTCTTTGCTCAGACAGTATGCCTTCGTTACCCTGAAGGGAGAGGGGGCAGCAGACAGGTAATCAACTGTTCATTACCACTGTTATACATTATGAATGAATTGCTACTCTATCACTATCCTTGCATGTCATAGAGATTAAGTTTGACGgggatttaaaatgttatacaCGCACATCTTTTGAAGCACACACTCAAACAGGTAGGGTTGGCTACTTTTGCTCAGCAGGTACTTGTTCATTAAGTTTCCTAAAGTGGTTGGACTGGTTTGACATGAATGGAAACCAATCATTTTTGAACACATTTACGAGAAATGTGTCTCACAGTTGTTTATTCTcctgtcattgtgtttttttaaacaagagATAGAAGTTTAAACatcctgaaaaaaatatttgtaccAGTGAGGCTCagaatgaatataaaaaaaaacatgaaaaatttGTGGCGCACAGGCAGGTGGAAATACAAATGGTGCAATGGTAGAAGTAATTTCAGCATTCCTGTTTCTGTCATAATTTATGAGCAAGTTTTTTCAAATTTTACCAGCCGCTAAATTGATTACAGTTGTTTAATTGTCTTTTAGTGAAGTAAATCTACCAGCCACTCGCATACCTTTAGGGCCTGACTGATGTATCGGTTGTCCAAAAacttaattatattattatatattattatattatatattagattttattttttagggattataatgcagaaaaaggagataaattataattataaaaattCTCAGTGATGCTGTAAGTTTGGACAATAAAGGTTATTATAAAATATCCTGCGTACAAGTGTTTGACAACCAAATTTGTGAGATCACTGCAAGAAATTTCCATATATTGGCAGATATGGATCCAAATTTTTTTACCCCCTAATTTTGGTATCCTCATTAAcccaaaaaaacatcaggtaTTGGTCATGCACTAcatattttaccagcatttgACTAGAGGCCGGAGCTAATTCTGTGCCCTGTACCTCATCTTCAGTTTTACAGGGCAGCcctatttgtgtttgttagtgTCATCTGCTGTACACCTGATGATGATAACAAAGATAATTCTTACTCCGACAGGGCCATACGGCATCTTGATGGCAAAGAGTACAGAGGCAGGCCCCTGGTGGTCGAGGAGTCCCGCGCACGCCCACCCAACTCCACTAAAGTGTTTGTGGGGAACCTCAGCGCGACATGTTCGGCAGATGACTTGCACGGGCTGTTCTCAACCTTCGGAAGAGTTTTAGACTGTGATAAAGTCAAAGGTGGGTTAGAAAGCCACTAACTGACCAGTCGCCATGATGCAGTCAGATTTTAGATAAGAAGTTCTGctttgtgtgtgacagtttggCTTCTTTGAAATGTATAATACCAAACAAAAAGTGACAATATACTTAGGgaatgttttaattttactcTGAAATCATGCTAACTAACCTCTCTGCTTCCTGTGCGATTTACAGCCAGACTATGCTCAAATGTTGGCTATGCATTTGTGCATatggagagaaaggaggaggccATGGCAGCTATTGATGCACTCAACGGGACCATGTACAAGGGCCGCCAGTTGGCCGTCGAGCTGTCCAAAGCCCAACCTTTGATCAACCAGATTGTAACGGCTGGAAATGCAGCAGGTGtaacagcaggtggagatgaaggctccatttatttaaaagtgttttgCATGTAATTGAATGCAGAAGACAACTCTCATCgtgttttctgctttcttttcctTACAGGTGGTCTTCTTCCAAGACCACCTCCATCACTAGAGCATCACCAGAGTCAAGCAGCggtgttagcagcagcagcagcagctgcagcaggactaCCCATACAGGTGAGCTAATCCTCTATCAGAACATCCACCATCTTGGAAAATCTGAGAGAGCTGTGGGGTCATGATTTTATAAACTGTGTTAGGCAGTTGTTAGTTTTTGTCTTTATCTTGAtcctttgtaaaaaaaaaaattaaaaaaaaaaaaaaaacacccccaTATCCATCACTATTATTGTTGTGTAGATTAACTAAGTTTGGGTGTATTCAGAATGTTTTAAATGCTTATGTCTGTCATCTTTCTTTGTAGGTTCAACAAAGTGTCCATAACTCATTCTACAACACCACATCCTTTGACCCCACGTACGCTGCTCTAAAAGGCATCACAAGCGCTAAAGGTGCAGATGGGGTGATATACGGCGCTCTTGCCAGCCAGGTGTATGGATCTGTCGCTGACCAGGTGTACCAAGATATGGCCAATCACAATTCCGCCGTAGCCGCCCCCGTTGAAGAAGTAGAGCCACAGACCGCACCAGATCCAACAACGCTTTTTGAGGCAGCAAGAGCCAAGTTCTTCCAGGAGGGACAGAAGgtctttttaaacatttattagtTTATGTGTAATGTTCTCCATAAACGTTTTTGCGTCTTAACTTTTTATGTATATTCACcaacatattttcatttaaaggttCTGGCAGAGCAGCAAGCAGGGAGAAAGGCAGCAGCTTCAGAGAATGAGCGGGACCGCAGCCCAATCAGAGGGAATCGAGCACCCCTCCTCCCTGACCCCGTTCCAGGTTCCTTCGCTCAGATACGACCCAAACGCCGTGCCCTGCTGCCGACACCACCTGGAGGACCTGAGGAGCCCCCAGCCGCCACCAACGCTCCTGAAGGGTCAGATCCTGTTGCTAGGTACACATATCACATGTTATAGAATGGAGgcagatgaaaaataaacatattaaagCCCTATTCGCACAGGACTTGTGTTACTAGGGGAGCTCGTGTGATTTAGAAATTACCGCAAGTCACATATTCCACTTTTACACAGAAATAAGCGTGTATATGTGGGTCTCTAaaatacggaagccctaaagggccatgcattcatacattttatttcctctgttttcccgtgataacgagttaatttcatttgttttctcgagatctcaagttattatctcgagataacgggataattttcttgagataacgaaactttgatttcccgagataacgatataattaattcgagatctcgagataatgactgtgatatgataggcctgagattatggagacgcccgggacctcgtagctggtcagctatgtattaaacgacgacatcaggctcacttagattgcgccgccgatatagctgaagccttgctaaccatctttttagattatgcacactaatgtgtatattatctgtaatagcaaggcataaatcatatttcagcctgtgtcaggccttgattgaaaagatatgtgacgcagtgatcgatatgctcctgctcctctgacattgctacactgaatgatgtttcctacaatgatttaatatactacactatcgttttattttctcaagatctcgaattaattatatcgttatctcgagaagattatcccgttatctcgggaaaatggcaattgttatttcgagataataacgcgagatctcgagaaaacaagtgaaattaactcgttatcacgggaaaacggaggaaataaaatgtatgaatgcatggccctttagggcttccgtactaaaACGCGCGTGAACCCGTTAATAATTGGCAATTAACTCCTTTCACATTGCCAGCGGACGGGAAGTTtgccttcttttctttttttccccctcgtGTGTCTCATTCATCATAAGCATGGCGGAAAAAAAGGGAACCGTAgcaagcagcagatcatatgtCTCGTCAGACTACATCTAGAAGACGTCAAGCTTGTTTTAGAAAGTCTTAATCAAAAtttctgaattagacacatcgTTTTTTCTGAAGCTGATAACGGAAGTTGTTAAGGAGGGGTGTCATGTGGCTTCTTTGTGATCTCTGATGGGAGAGTTGCCCATGCACAAACCACACAGAAGCCACAAGTGGTTACTTTTTTCACATCcttaacttcagtctctcttttaaaCTCTGCGCTGACTGAATGATATTCAAGCCCTGCCTgacagatggatggaaagaTATTAACAAGCCAGCAGCCTTAGCTTCAATACACGCTATAGCACTGGGCTTGAAAAGGAGATTAAATTAGCGTGTTCATCTGAGCTGGAGGTGATAAATACCCGGGACTGCTGCACCATAAATTGACGCGAGAGTATATcccaataaaatacattcacattgcacacaaaagccagtTGTTACCAGGTGTAAGTAGGTTTTTTGGGCAGTGTGTAAGGAGTATAAGATGCCAGTTTGCATGGGACTAATATTCTCACATATAGCTTTGTTAGGAGGAGTATGACAGGTAATATGTGGT
It contains:
- the rbm14a gene encoding RNA-binding protein 14a isoform X3, whose protein sequence is MSGENVKLFVGNLPLDATHDELTKLFAPYGEINTCSLLRQYAFVTLKGEGAADRAIRHLDGKEYRGRPLVVEESRARPPNSTKVFVGNLSATCSADDLHGLFSTFGRVLDCDKVKARLCSNVGYAFVHMERKEEAMAAIDALNGTMYKGRQLAVELSKAQPLINQIVTAGNAAGVTAGGLLPRPPPSLEHHQSQAAVLAAAAAAAAGLPIQVQQSVHNSFYNTTSFDPTYAALKGITSAKGADGVIYGALASQVYGSVADQVYQDMANHNSAVAAPVEEVEPQTAPDPTTLFEAARAKFFQEGQKVLAEQQAGRKAAASENERDRSPIRGNRAPLLPDPVPGSFAQIRPKRRALLPTPPGGPEEPPAATNAPEGSYTEYYQQMHQYQQYQQYQQQYQYLQYAYTNPPPPPPPPPPPPATTQAQASTTAPAPPGTYSAPPSYAASGAYPPPGTYDTSGSYDSSTGSYSASSGNYDASSGSYDTSGGYGAPGAYDSSGAYTAAGSYSSSTPYEQTPAHGQPMPQRNDYPYHTPEPPYR
- the rbm14a gene encoding RNA-binding protein 14a isoform X1 gives rise to the protein MSGENVKLFVGNLPLDATHDELTKLFAPYGEINTCSLLRQYAFVTLKGEGAADRAIRHLDGKEYRGRPLVVEESRARPPNSTKVFVGNLSATCSADDLHGLFSTFGRVLDCDKVKARLCSNVGYAFVHMERKEEAMAAIDALNGTMYKGRQLAVELSKAQPLINQIVTAGNAAGVTAGGLLPRPPPSLEHHQSQAAVLAAAAAAAAGLPIQVQQSVHNSFYNTTSFDPTYAALKGITSAKGADGVIYGALASQVYGSVADQVYQDMANHNSAVAAPVEEVEPQTAPDPTTLFEAARAKFFQEGQKVLAEQQAGRKAAASENERDRSPIRGNRAPLLPDPVPGSFAQIRPKRRALLPTPPGGPEEPPAATNAPEGSDPVARSYTEYYQQMHQYQQYQQYQQQYQYLQYAYTNPPPPPPPPPPPPATTQAQASTTAPAPPGTYSAPPSYAASGAYPPPGTYDTSGSYDSSTGSYSASSGNYDASSGSYDTSGGYGAPGAYDSSGAYTAAGSYSSSTPYEQTPAHGQPMPQRNDYPYHTPEPPYR
- the rbm14a gene encoding RNA-binding protein 14a isoform X2; this encodes MSGENVKLFVGNLPLDATHDELTKLFAPYGEINTCSLLRQYAFVTLKGEGAADRAIRHLDGKEYRGRPLVVEESRARPPNSTKVFVGNLSATCSADDLHGLFSTFGRVLDCDKVKARLCSNVGYAFVHMERKEEAMAAIDALNGTMYKGRQLAVELSKAQPLINQIVTAGNAAGGLLPRPPPSLEHHQSQAAVLAAAAAAAAGLPIQVQQSVHNSFYNTTSFDPTYAALKGITSAKGADGVIYGALASQVYGSVADQVYQDMANHNSAVAAPVEEVEPQTAPDPTTLFEAARAKFFQEGQKVLAEQQAGRKAAASENERDRSPIRGNRAPLLPDPVPGSFAQIRPKRRALLPTPPGGPEEPPAATNAPEGSDPVARSYTEYYQQMHQYQQYQQYQQQYQYLQYAYTNPPPPPPPPPPPPATTQAQASTTAPAPPGTYSAPPSYAASGAYPPPGTYDTSGSYDSSTGSYSASSGNYDASSGSYDTSGGYGAPGAYDSSGAYTAAGSYSSSTPYEQTPAHGQPMPQRNDYPYHTPEPPYR